In Providencia hangzhouensis, the DNA window TAAAGAGATCCCACCTCCGATTGGGGATGCGGATGCGCCTTTGCAAGCACTTATTATTGACTCGTGGTTTGATAACTATTTAGGCGTTGTTTCATTGATCCGTATTAAAAACGGAACATTGAGAAAAGGCGATAAAATTAAAGTGATGAGCACCGGGCAAGTATATAATGCAGATCGCCTCGGTATTTTCACACCTAAGCAAATCGACCGTGATGTTTTGAGTTGCGGTGAAGTGGGCTGGTTAGTTTGTGCAATTAAAGACATCACTGGTGCCCCAGTTGGGGATACGCTAACAGGGGCTCGTAATCCAGCAGATAAAGCATTACCTGGTTTTAAAAAGGTTAAACCACAGGTTTACGCTGGTTTATTCCCAGTCAGTTCTGATGACTATGAATCATTCCGTGATGCACTAGGTAAGTTAAGTCTAAATGACGCGTCTTTATTTTATGAGCCAGAAACTTCTACTGCGCTAGGTTTCGGTTTCCGTTGTGGTTTCCTTGGCTTACTGCACATGGAAATCATTCAAGAACGTTTAGAACGTGAATATGACCTTGATTTGATTACCACTGCGCCAACTGTAGTGTATGAAGTGCAGCAGACCAATGGTGATATCGTGTATGTCGATAGCCCATCTAAGCTACCGGCATTGAACAATATTGAAGAATTACGCGAACCAATCGCAGAGTGTCATATGCTGATGCCTAAAGAATATTTAGGTAACGTTATTACACTTTGTATTGAGAAACGTGGCGTTCAGACCAATATGGTCTATCATGGTAATCAAGTATCGTTGACTTATGAAATCCCAATGGCAGAAGTGGTATTGGATTTCTTCGACCGCTTAAAATCAACGTCTCGTGGGTATGCATCTTTAGATTATGCATTTAAACGTTTCCAAGCATCAGACATGGTGCGTGTTGATGTTCTTATCAACAATGAGCGTGTAGATGCTTTGGCCTTGATCACTCACCGTGCGAATTCTCAATATCGCGGCCGTGAACTGGTTGAAAAAATGAAAGAGTTGATCCCGCGTCAGCAGTTCGATATTGCGATTCAAGCTGCGATCGGTAACCACATTATTGCTCGTTCTACAGTTAAACAACTGCGTAAAAACGTACTTGCTAAGTGTTATGGCGGTGACGTTAGCCGTAAGAAAAAACTGTTACAGAAGCAAAAGGATGGTAAGAAACGCATGAAGCAAGTTGGTAACGTTGAGCTACCACAAGAAGCGTTCCTTGCTATATTGCATGTTGGTAAAGACTAAGTTTACAAGGAGTCTCAATGGCTAACACCTTTGCCTTGATCCTAACACTGGCAACATTAATCACTGGGATTATATGGTGTTTAGACAAGTTTAAATTTGCACCTGCGCGTAAAGCAAAACTTAAGCAGTTACAGGATGCAACAAATGGCGCAGTGAGTGAGGCGGATGTGGCAAATGCTGTCCGCCGTCCATCATGGCTTGAAACAGGGTCGTCTATTTTCCCTGTGTTAGCGATTGTACTGATTGTGCGTTCATTTATTTATGAGCCATTTCAAATACCTTCAGGGTCAATGATGCCAACGTTGTTAGTTGGCGATTTTATGTTGGTTGAGAAATTTGCTTATGGTTTGAAAGATCCAATCACACAAACGACATTAATCGAAACAGGTAAACCGAAACGTGGTGATATCGCAGTTTTTAAATACCCTAAAGATCCTAATGTTGATTTTGTAAAACGAGTTATTGGAATGCCGGGTGATAAAATTATTTATAACCCAGATGCAAAAGAACTCACAATTTACCCTAATTGTGCAGATAACAAATGTACAGAGACCTTACCTATTGTTTATGGTCCTCTGGCGCCGAGTGAATGGACAATGTTCCTTGATATCGGTTCTGTTGTTGATAACCAAAAGGGCAATTATGAAATTCCATTAGACCAACCTCTACCAAGAAATGCATTGCGTCAATACGAACGTAGTGAAAAATTGGATACGGTTGAGCATCAAATTTTGATTATTCGTCAAGCAATTACGGAAGCAAAATATTTGCAACCAGGTATGCCAAAGAATGAATGGATTGTTCCTGAAAAGCACTATTTTATGATGGGTGACAACAGGGATAATAGCTCTGACAGCCGTATGTGGGGCTTTGTGCCGGAAGAGAATTTAGTTGGTCGCGCGGTATTTATTTGGTTAAGTCTTGATAAGCAAGAAAATGAATGGCCGACAGGTATTCGCTTTAGTCGAATTGGTCCACTATAATTTGGTTAGTGGGTCTAACTAAATGTTACAAATACGGGTTTTCGTTTGAAAACCCGTATTATCCGAAGCATTATTGTTTTACCCAGTGTACAATATAGATTAATTAATATTATTGGCTCCCCAATTATTAACTCTCCCATTTTAACTTATTGTAACTAATGGATTTTTATAATTAGTTTCACTGAGCTGCAAAAAATGCGGGAGGATTCGGAGTCAGTGC includes these proteins:
- the lepB gene encoding signal peptidase I; translated protein: MANTFALILTLATLITGIIWCLDKFKFAPARKAKLKQLQDATNGAVSEADVANAVRRPSWLETGSSIFPVLAIVLIVRSFIYEPFQIPSGSMMPTLLVGDFMLVEKFAYGLKDPITQTTLIETGKPKRGDIAVFKYPKDPNVDFVKRVIGMPGDKIIYNPDAKELTIYPNCADNKCTETLPIVYGPLAPSEWTMFLDIGSVVDNQKGNYEIPLDQPLPRNALRQYERSEKLDTVEHQILIIRQAITEAKYLQPGMPKNEWIVPEKHYFMMGDNRDNSSDSRMWGFVPEENLVGRAVFIWLSLDKQENEWPTGIRFSRIGPL
- the lepA gene encoding translation elongation factor 4, whose amino-acid sequence is MNNIRNFSIIAHIDHGKSTLSDRIIQICGGLTDREMAAQVLDSMDLERERGITIKAQSVTLDYKASDGETYQLNFIDTPGHVDFSYEVSRSLAACEGALLVVDAGQGVEAQTLANCYTAIEMDLEVVPVLNKIDLPAADPERVADEIEDIVGLDAHDAVRCSAKTGIGVQDVIERLVKEIPPPIGDADAPLQALIIDSWFDNYLGVVSLIRIKNGTLRKGDKIKVMSTGQVYNADRLGIFTPKQIDRDVLSCGEVGWLVCAIKDITGAPVGDTLTGARNPADKALPGFKKVKPQVYAGLFPVSSDDYESFRDALGKLSLNDASLFYEPETSTALGFGFRCGFLGLLHMEIIQERLEREYDLDLITTAPTVVYEVQQTNGDIVYVDSPSKLPALNNIEELREPIAECHMLMPKEYLGNVITLCIEKRGVQTNMVYHGNQVSLTYEIPMAEVVLDFFDRLKSTSRGYASLDYAFKRFQASDMVRVDVLINNERVDALALITHRANSQYRGRELVEKMKELIPRQQFDIAIQAAIGNHIIARSTVKQLRKNVLAKCYGGDVSRKKKLLQKQKDGKKRMKQVGNVELPQEAFLAILHVGKD